A region of Chloracidobacterium sp. DNA encodes the following proteins:
- a CDS encoding FAD-dependent oxidoreductase yields the protein MTQNKSKYEVIIAGGGPAGLSALLWCKDLGLDAILIEKESETGGQLLRIHNIVRNHLGAEGVNGRHLRDAFLRQLENQKFQWITDAEVIEADLGQRIVTLSNGAKYSGQAIIIATGVRRRKLNVPGEEEFFGKGILESGFKARDDVKGRDVLIVGGGDAALENALLLSETAGKVVVVHRRNEFTARREFVEKAKGSRNIDFIFNAQISEIRGNNGVESVEIRHRNSESRSRIKTNIVLIRIGVEPNTEIFREQIDLDDAGYVIVDANCLTSVPHVYAVGDAANPIAPTISVAVGNGSAAAKAIFAELI from the coding sequence ATGACTCAAAACAAATCCAAATATGAAGTGATAATTGCCGGCGGCGGGCCAGCGGGACTTTCTGCGCTGCTTTGGTGTAAGGATTTAGGGCTGGATGCCATTTTAATCGAGAAAGAAAGCGAAACTGGCGGCCAGTTGCTTCGAATTCATAACATCGTCAGAAACCATCTTGGGGCAGAAGGGGTTAATGGACGCCATCTGAGAGACGCGTTTTTGCGTCAGCTGGAAAATCAGAAATTTCAATGGATTACTGATGCGGAAGTAATCGAGGCCGATCTTGGTCAAAGGATAGTGACTTTGTCGAATGGTGCAAAATATTCAGGCCAGGCAATAATAATCGCGACGGGAGTTCGGCGACGAAAATTGAACGTGCCGGGCGAAGAGGAGTTTTTCGGAAAAGGAATTTTGGAGTCCGGGTTCAAGGCCCGAGATGATGTAAAAGGAAGAGATGTTTTGATCGTTGGCGGTGGCGATGCGGCGCTTGAAAACGCACTTCTCTTAAGTGAAACTGCGGGGAAAGTAGTAGTTGTGCATCGTCGGAATGAATTTACGGCGCGTAGGGAATTTGTTGAAAAAGCAAAGGGCTCAAGAAATATTGACTTTATTTTTAATGCGCAGATCTCTGAAATTAGAGGGAACAATGGCGTCGAAAGCGTTGAGATCCGGCATCGAAATTCTGAGAGCCGATCGCGGATCAAGACAAATATCGTACTTATACGTATCGGCGTCGAGCCGAACACGGAGATATTCCGTGAGCAAATCGACCTTGACGATGCAGGATACGTAATCGTCGACGCGAATTGCTTGACGAGCGTGCCACACGTTTACGCCGTTGGAGATGCCGCAAATCCTATTGCTCCGACTATCAGCGTCGCCGTCGGTAATGGATCGGCTGCGGCAAAAGCGATATTCGCGGAATTGATATAG
- a CDS encoding TonB-dependent receptor, giving the protein MKVFRLIVLFLLLVGAICAQTSIVSGVLMVDGESVANRTIKLVSTTELFETKTDAYGRYSFGSIADGRYLLVYNNKQASVNVAGGQVSIANLTEVVQIAAGTTQTIEQVSKTIDVIDAQQMRDRADFSLTESLRTIPGFRVQQFGGFGRVATIKTRGLRNQDTAILIDGVRFRDPTAITGDASAFLSDLTLTSVDKIEVLRGSGSSLYGTNAIGGTVDFRTPSARRGTHGQIGGAFGGLGFRRFRGNISHGTKNDKFGITAGISRTGYTKGIDGDDNANNTNFQTRVDANPFSKTSISGRIFVSDADVRLNSDPDTAGTLPASNTTIIKNAIPNVSFVPDINDPDKLQHSNFFSGQFVVNQIVNSQLLISGYYQGLKTKRTNDNGPLGIGFQSASTSIYDGTIQTGNVHLNWTPNRINNIVIGYEFESERFGNDGRTPSGTGNFFTRAGQKSNTFYVQDLISLLDGNLQFAGGARVQRYSLDRPEFSLLNAPYSNLTLKDPPTAYTFDGAASYFIQRSGTKLRTHVGNGYRVPSLYERFGSFYTTFGTPSFIAIGDPFLKPEKTIAFDAGAEQNLANDRVRLSATYFWTRLNDIINYADIAPDIGSTPRPFGGYENQRGGNSKGGEFSIKAKATNSTDIFASYTFTDSVQRIPQASGTGIPKTLGVPDDQFTLVATQRFKRFWVNFDFLATSVYLAPIFDTNSFTFQTYIYRFEGNRKGDLTAGYTFGFKKEKMTLRLFGTIENIFDQEYYENGFRTAGATGRVGLSFGF; this is encoded by the coding sequence ATGAAGGTTTTTAGGTTAATTGTTCTATTTTTGTTGTTGGTTGGCGCGATATGTGCACAGACTTCAATAGTTTCAGGTGTATTGATGGTCGATGGGGAATCGGTTGCAAACCGAACGATCAAACTCGTGTCGACAACCGAGTTATTTGAAACCAAAACAGACGCGTATGGACGATACAGCTTCGGCAGCATTGCCGATGGTCGGTACTTACTGGTTTACAATAATAAACAGGCGAGTGTAAATGTTGCGGGCGGGCAAGTCTCGATCGCAAATTTGACGGAGGTAGTTCAGATAGCCGCCGGAACGACACAGACTATCGAGCAAGTATCAAAAACGATCGATGTGATCGATGCCCAACAAATGCGCGATCGTGCTGATTTTTCATTAACGGAAAGCCTGAGAACAATTCCTGGATTCCGTGTGCAGCAGTTCGGGGGATTCGGACGTGTGGCGACGATCAAGACGAGAGGTTTAAGAAATCAGGATACAGCGATACTGATCGACGGTGTCCGGTTTCGCGATCCAACTGCGATAACGGGGGATGCTTCAGCGTTCTTAAGCGACCTCACATTGACGAGCGTGGATAAGATCGAAGTATTGCGCGGCTCTGGTTCCTCGCTTTACGGTACGAATGCGATAGGCGGAACGGTGGATTTTCGAACGCCGTCAGCCAGAAGAGGAACACATGGGCAGATCGGCGGAGCGTTTGGCGGGCTTGGGTTCAGGCGTTTTCGAGGGAACATTTCCCACGGAACAAAGAACGACAAATTTGGCATCACCGCAGGCATTTCGCGAACAGGATACACAAAAGGCATTGACGGTGATGACAATGCGAACAACACTAATTTCCAAACACGAGTCGATGCCAATCCGTTTTCCAAAACAAGTATTTCAGGACGCATTTTTGTTTCGGATGCGGATGTGCGGTTGAATTCAGATCCTGATACAGCGGGCACGCTGCCGGCGTCGAACACAACTATCATAAAAAACGCGATTCCGAATGTCTCTTTTGTTCCCGATATCAATGATCCTGACAAACTTCAACATTCAAATTTCTTTAGCGGACAGTTTGTCGTCAATCAGATCGTAAATAGCCAGCTATTAATCAGCGGTTATTATCAGGGATTAAAAACAAAACGAACAAACGACAATGGGCCGCTTGGAATCGGTTTTCAGAGCGCTTCGACCAGTATTTATGACGGCACGATCCAAACCGGTAACGTTCATCTCAATTGGACGCCGAACAGGATCAATAACATTGTCATCGGATACGAATTCGAAAGCGAGCGATTTGGTAATGACGGACGAACTCCGAGCGGAACGGGCAATTTCTTTACTCGTGCAGGACAAAAAAGCAACACGTTTTATGTGCAGGACCTGATAAGTTTGCTTGATGGCAATTTACAATTTGCGGGTGGTGCTCGTGTTCAGCGATACAGCCTTGACCGTCCGGAATTTAGTTTACTGAATGCTCCTTACAGTAATTTGACGCTGAAAGATCCGCCGACAGCATACACGTTTGACGGAGCGGCTTCGTACTTTATTCAGCGATCAGGAACAAAGCTGCGAACACACGTCGGCAACGGCTATCGTGTGCCATCATTGTATGAGCGATTTGGATCGTTCTATACAACTTTCGGTACGCCAAGCTTTATCGCCATCGGTGATCCGTTTTTAAAACCTGAAAAAACCATCGCGTTTGATGCAGGCGCCGAGCAGAATCTTGCAAATGATCGAGTGCGGTTATCGGCAACATACTTTTGGACACGACTGAATGACATTATTAACTACGCCGATATTGCGCCGGATATCGGCTCGACACCGAGGCCGTTTGGCGGTTACGAAAACCAGCGAGGCGGAAACTCAAAGGGCGGCGAATTTAGTATAAAAGCTAAGGCAACAAACTCAACCGACATCTTTGCGTCATACACCTTTACAGACAGCGTCCAGCGAATACCGCAAGCCTCTGGAACCGGCATCCCGAAGACGCTCGGCGTGCCAGATGATCAATTTACGTTGGTAGCGACGCAGCGGTTCAAACGTTTCTGGGTCAATTTTGATTTTCTTGCCACCAGCGTCTATCTGGCTCCGATCTTTGACACGAACAGCTTTACATTTCAGACGTACATTTATCGCTTTGAAGGCAACCGAAAAGGCGATCTGACGGCGGGCTACACATTTGGATTTAAGAAAGAAAAAATGACCCTGCGATTGTTTGGTACTATCGAGAATATTTTCGATCAGGAGTATTACGAGAACGGTTTCCGCACAGCCGGAGCAACGGGCAGAGTCGGGTTGAGCTTTGGATTTTAA
- a CDS encoding response regulator, translating to MQQIDSVLKLPSSVDPGTSRSFRTSAETDLAAIRSGLLIFLQDRRSTNDLDMPADGLRSLKMRAGAAGLDGIAALSAECEQILTSIPDGEISLAEQSSQRVLDLIAKMEAELLSYPLEDDDLNFSISGFLDESFDKLMNSSADEPLVEPLQTDENFEIDEETMDIFRSEASELLENISINLQVLNAKPDDLDALWNIRRCAHTFKGAAGVIGLKEASELAHRVEDLLDQLAERQQSATVSVIDLLNASTGYLNDMTLGCGRKEHSKTLDAIYDDFDRVVSENSAEPLDRVAVETYGLPPPVNSAFHESTANTVKPPPAPIVRVALDKLDELLNLTRNLAVNRSALAHTLGELSKNAGENSFDSAALLFETQRQLTSELQEKLLQIRMVRFGMLTTRLNRAVHVTCQEEDKRAALTIENENSEVDTQILDSLVEPLLHLLRNAVVHGIEPPERRRLIGKPEKGQIRISVESEQDKVVISVEDDGRGISLAKLRENAVSSGVIDAAAANSLTDPEALDLVFLRGLTTADKLSMNAGRGVGMSIVRESIGSIGGSISIASESQKGTTFTIKIPLVPEAANENEGQLVHQSSLPQPTSQTKELNILVVDDSSSVRQMIKRMVEDEGWNCTTAIDGINAAEILGVPENRPDMILTDLEMPNLDGYELLELLKNDVELCEIPVVMVTSRSGQAHREKALDLGAADFITKPFQAKTLIKIIEQHCGCPKV from the coding sequence TTGCAACAAATCGATTCCGTACTAAAACTGCCTTCGTCGGTCGATCCCGGCACGTCACGCTCTTTTCGTACAAGTGCCGAGACGGATCTTGCGGCAATTCGAAGCGGACTATTAATATTTCTTCAGGATCGGCGTTCGACAAACGATCTTGACATGCCTGCCGACGGCCTGAGATCTCTCAAAATGAGAGCGGGTGCCGCCGGACTAGATGGCATCGCCGCGCTTTCGGCTGAATGCGAACAAATTTTAACCTCGATTCCAGATGGAGAAATCTCCTTAGCTGAACAAAGTTCTCAACGTGTACTCGACCTCATAGCAAAGATGGAGGCTGAGCTTTTGAGCTATCCGCTGGAAGATGACGATCTCAACTTTAGCATTTCAGGTTTCCTTGACGAATCCTTTGACAAGTTGATGAATAGCAGCGCCGATGAACCGCTGGTGGAACCATTGCAAACAGACGAAAACTTCGAGATCGATGAGGAAACGATGGACATCTTTCGATCTGAAGCATCCGAGCTTCTCGAAAATATCTCAATAAACCTTCAAGTCTTGAACGCTAAGCCCGACGATCTTGACGCTCTTTGGAACATTCGCAGATGTGCACATACATTCAAAGGCGCTGCGGGCGTTATCGGCCTGAAGGAAGCTTCGGAACTTGCTCATCGCGTCGAAGATCTTTTGGACCAATTAGCCGAGCGCCAGCAGTCAGCCACGGTATCCGTTATCGATCTACTTAACGCTTCGACAGGCTATCTTAACGACATGACACTTGGCTGCGGCAGGAAAGAGCATTCAAAGACGCTCGATGCTATATATGATGATTTTGATCGTGTGGTCTCAGAGAATTCGGCCGAGCCTTTAGATAGAGTCGCCGTTGAAACCTATGGTTTACCGCCGCCCGTTAATTCCGCATTTCACGAATCAACAGCCAACACGGTCAAGCCGCCGCCTGCACCGATAGTTCGTGTGGCCCTCGACAAACTTGATGAGCTGTTAAATCTAACTCGTAATCTTGCGGTAAATCGTTCTGCTCTCGCTCATACCCTAGGAGAACTTAGTAAAAATGCCGGCGAAAATTCGTTTGACAGTGCTGCACTATTATTTGAGACACAGCGTCAATTAACGAGTGAGCTTCAAGAAAAACTACTGCAGATAAGAATGGTTCGATTTGGGATGCTGACCACTCGGCTGAATCGTGCCGTGCATGTCACTTGCCAGGAAGAGGATAAAAGAGCTGCGTTGACCATAGAGAATGAAAATAGCGAAGTCGATACCCAGATACTTGATTCCTTGGTCGAACCGTTGCTGCATTTGCTTAGAAACGCAGTTGTACACGGTATCGAACCGCCAGAGCGTCGACGTCTGATCGGTAAACCGGAGAAAGGACAGATACGGATCAGTGTTGAGAGCGAACAAGACAAAGTTGTTATTTCCGTAGAAGACGATGGGCGTGGAATTTCTCTAGCAAAACTGCGTGAAAACGCCGTCTCATCAGGAGTAATTGATGCGGCGGCAGCCAATTCTTTAACCGACCCTGAGGCACTCGATCTCGTATTCTTAAGAGGTCTCACGACCGCTGACAAACTTAGTATGAATGCGGGACGAGGGGTAGGAATGAGCATCGTGCGCGAAAGCATCGGCAGCATTGGCGGATCGATCTCTATCGCAAGTGAGTCTCAGAAAGGAACAACGTTCACTATAAAAATCCCTCTTGTTCCAGAAGCTGCAAATGAAAACGAAGGCCAGTTAGTTCATCAAAGCTCATTGCCGCAACCAACCTCTCAAACAAAGGAACTGAACATACTGGTCGTAGATGACAGCTCAAGTGTGCGGCAGATGATAAAGCGCATGGTCGAAGATGAGGGCTGGAATTGCACAACTGCAATTGACGGCATTAATGCTGCCGAAATACTTGGTGTTCCGGAAAACCGGCCCGACATGATCCTCACCGATCTCGAAATGCCAAATCTTGATGGCTATGAATTGCTTGAGCTGTTAAAAAATGATGTCGAGTTATGCGAAATTCCGGTTGTGATGGTAACGTCTCGATCCGGTCAAGCACATCGTGAAAAAGCTCTTGATCTCGGCGCCGCCGATTTCATCACGAAGCCTTTTCAGGCCAAGACATTGATTAAAATTATCGAGCAGCATTGCGGATGTCCGAAAGTTTGA
- a CDS encoding iron ABC transporter permease, which translates to MALTQRSQRTQRNRAVWLGGALLLLLVVVLLGAAMLGAERLPILDLSEQQWSILYDIRVPRILLGACVGASLAVAGAGLQSLLRNPLAEPYLLGVSNGAALGTMVAFVFFQSLEITRPLLAFAGAGLATIAVYRMVKNRTGMNVERLVLSGVIVTTFLSSVIVMLTTLLDAAKLRSFTFWLLGDLSQATRNGVYLSLGAVVIGTIILMSQARALNLMMVGERDAFDFGVEVGRVRMMVFGASSLVVGAAVAASGSVGYVGLIVPHLVRLTVGSDNRLVVPFSAIAGAIFVVFADTIARTAIAPRELPVGAVTALIGAPMFIYLLRRN; encoded by the coding sequence GTGGCTTTAACGCAGAGATCGCAGAGGACGCAGAGAAACCGGGCCGTTTGGCTTGGCGGGGCACTGCTTTTGCTTCTTGTCGTTGTACTGCTTGGGGCCGCGATGCTTGGTGCGGAGAGGCTGCCGATCCTTGATCTGTCGGAACAGCAGTGGTCGATACTCTATGACATCCGCGTGCCGCGCATTTTGCTTGGGGCGTGTGTAGGTGCAAGTCTTGCGGTTGCCGGTGCGGGGCTTCAGTCATTGCTGCGAAATCCGCTTGCCGAACCGTATTTGCTTGGTGTGTCGAATGGTGCAGCTCTTGGGACGATGGTCGCGTTTGTTTTTTTTCAAAGTCTTGAGATCACACGTCCTTTGTTGGCGTTTGCCGGTGCGGGGCTTGCGACAATCGCTGTTTACCGAATGGTCAAAAACCGGACGGGAATGAATGTCGAGCGGCTTGTTTTATCCGGCGTGATCGTGACGACGTTTCTTTCTTCGGTGATCGTGATGTTGACGACGCTGCTTGATGCGGCAAAGCTAAGGAGCTTTACGTTTTGGTTGCTCGGCGATCTGTCTCAGGCGACGCGGAATGGTGTTTATCTGAGCCTCGGCGCGGTCGTTATAGGAACGATTATTTTAATGTCACAGGCGCGGGCATTGAACCTGATGATGGTCGGCGAACGCGATGCTTTCGATTTTGGAGTCGAAGTCGGGCGTGTGCGCATGATGGTTTTTGGAGCGTCGAGTTTGGTTGTCGGAGCGGCGGTCGCGGCAAGCGGTTCGGTCGGGTATGTCGGATTGATCGTGCCGCACCTTGTTCGGCTAACGGTCGGCAGCGATAACCGTTTAGTCGTGCCATTTTCGGCAATTGCCGGCGCAATATTTGTCGTGTTTGCCGACACAATTGCGCGGACGGCGATCGCTCCGAGAGAGTTGCCGGTCGGAGCTGTCACAGCCCTGATCGGAGCACCGATGTTTATTTATCTTTTGAGGAGAAATTAA
- a CDS encoding response regulator: METEWNLDDLNDKELSALGIGHLNLRNFDAGQKYLHQLLRRDPNNVILAAQLNTIAIRLDEINRQSEIAESKPKGKTILVVDDSATVRKLLMSKLEKSGHNVVCAVDGVDALSKMAETLPDMVFLDITMPRKDGYEVCKEIRSNPAAKNLPVVMISGKDGFFDKVRGKMAGANGYVTKPFGPDALMKALETHLVADNTVAEL, translated from the coding sequence ATGGAAACAGAATGGAACCTCGATGATCTCAACGATAAGGAACTTTCCGCGCTTGGCATTGGACATCTTAATCTGCGTAATTTTGATGCAGGACAAAAATATCTTCACCAACTTTTGAGACGCGACCCAAATAACGTCATTCTTGCGGCACAACTAAACACTATCGCAATAAGGCTTGACGAAATAAACAGGCAAAGCGAGATCGCTGAAAGCAAGCCCAAGGGAAAGACAATTCTGGTTGTTGATGACAGTGCGACGGTTCGTAAACTCTTGATGAGCAAACTTGAAAAATCGGGACATAATGTCGTTTGCGCCGTTGACGGTGTCGATGCCCTTTCAAAGATGGCCGAAACCTTGCCGGATATGGTCTTTCTCGATATTACTATGCCGCGTAAAGACGGTTACGAAGTTTGTAAAGAGATCCGTTCCAATCCGGCCGCCAAAAATCTGCCGGTCGTCATGATCTCAGGAAAAGACGGTTTCTTCGATAAGGTGCGAGGCAAAATGGCGGGAGCTAACGGCTACGTTACAAAGCCGTTCGGCCCTGACGCCTTGATGAAGGCTTTGGAAACTCACCTCGTCGCTGACAACACTGTCGCGGAGCTATAG
- a CDS encoding SDR family oxidoreductase has protein sequence MSSAGKTVLITGGTKGIGFAIAERLALEGAKVFICSRTRADLELAIEELSKLGEVAGKLCDVRAEEQVKAVLESCEKRFGGVDILVNNAGMGFFDKTVEELSADEFRQTLETNLFGVFYACHHAIPRIRKRGGGYIFNISSLAGQNPHPRMAAYNASKFGLNGFTEALMQEVRHDNIKVSYICPGSVNTYFGGDTPTDEKAWQLQPEDIAQVVLDLLAMNERALPSKIEIRPSRPPKK, from the coding sequence ATGAGTAGCGCGGGAAAAACAGTTCTAATAACAGGCGGAACGAAAGGCATCGGTTTTGCGATTGCCGAAAGGCTTGCCCTTGAGGGTGCAAAAGTATTTATTTGTTCGCGAACGCGTGCCGACCTGGAGCTTGCCATTGAAGAATTATCAAAGCTTGGCGAGGTTGCGGGCAAGCTCTGCGATGTTCGGGCTGAAGAACAAGTTAAAGCCGTTCTTGAAAGTTGTGAAAAGCGATTTGGCGGCGTTGATATTTTGGTCAATAACGCCGGAATGGGCTTTTTTGACAAGACCGTTGAGGAACTGTCTGCTGATGAATTCCGGCAAACACTTGAGACGAATCTTTTCGGCGTTTTTTATGCGTGTCATCATGCCATCCCAAGGATTAGAAAACGCGGCGGCGGTTATATTTTTAATATTTCGTCACTAGCGGGGCAGAATCCACATCCAAGAATGGCGGCTTATAATGCTTCAAAATTCGGGCTCAACGGCTTTACGGAGGCTTTGATGCAGGAAGTACGACACGACAATATTAAGGTCAGCTATATTTGCCCCGGCAGCGTTAATACATATTTTGGCGGCGACACACCGACGGACGAAAAAGCGTGGCAGCTTCAACCGGAAGACATTGCACAAGTTGTATTGGACCTGCTCGCTATGAACGAACGTGCATTGCCGAGCAAGATCGAGATCCGTCCGAGCAGGCCGCCGAAAAAGTAA
- a CDS encoding ABC transporter ATP-binding protein, producing the protein MLKVRNISVSYDERAVLSDVSFELCDGKIIVLLGSNGAGKTTLIGSLNGTLPISSGDISLDSRTLAEMSRREIAANVAVVAQENETRFPVTVLEFVLSGRFVHGNAFGWESDEDVDLARKALVDCDLADYETRLMNHLSGGERQRVVLARAIATNARILLLDEPTANLDLAHQAMMFRLVRERCRQSNYSAIVITHDLNLASEFADEIIMLKDGLIAAKGTPAQVLTAENIENVFAVRVLLDTNPASGNVRVTNVF; encoded by the coding sequence ATGCTTAAGGTCAGAAATATCTCTGTGAGCTATGACGAACGCGCTGTTTTGAGTGACGTTTCGTTTGAACTTTGCGATGGTAAGATCATCGTTTTGCTCGGCTCAAACGGCGCTGGCAAAACGACGCTGATAGGCTCTCTGAACGGAACATTGCCGATATCGTCGGGTGATATCAGTCTTGACAGCCGAACGCTAGCCGAGATGTCGCGGCGTGAGATAGCTGCAAACGTTGCAGTTGTCGCGCAGGAAAATGAGACACGGTTTCCAGTCACGGTTTTGGAGTTTGTGTTGTCGGGAAGATTTGTTCACGGCAATGCGTTTGGATGGGAAAGCGATGAGGATGTTGATCTCGCTCGAAAGGCTCTAGTCGATTGCGATCTGGCCGATTACGAGACTCGTTTGATGAATCATCTCTCAGGCGGCGAGCGTCAGCGTGTCGTTTTGGCAAGAGCGATAGCCACGAATGCACGAATATTATTGTTAGACGAACCAACGGCGAATCTTGATCTTGCACATCAGGCGATGATGTTCAGGCTCGTACGTGAGCGATGCCGACAAAGCAATTATTCGGCGATAGTCATAACACACGATCTCAATCTGGCGTCGGAATTTGCCGATGAGATCATTATGCTTAAGGATGGACTCATTGCTGCAAAGGGAACGCCTGCACAGGTTTTGACGGCGGAAAATATTGAAAATGTTTTTGCAGTAAGAGTTTTGCTGGATACAAATCCGGCGAGTGGTAACGTTCGTGTGACGAATGTTTTTTAG
- the gatB gene encoding Asp-tRNA(Asn)/Glu-tRNA(Gln) amidotransferase subunit GatB — MKAGWEAVIGMEIHAQLATATKIFCSCAVETGGEPNSNTCPTCLGLPGALPVLNKRVVDLGARAALALGLEIQETSIFARKNYFYPDLPKGYQISQYDKPFSANGQLTILTAERDDHGHAMEWKPMTIHIQRMHLEEDAGKNVHEGLPEVDKYSYVDLNRAGTPLGEIVTSPDFRTSWQAYDYVNHVRRVLQWVGASDADMEKGNLRCEANVSVRKVGETTFNNKVELKNLNSVRFMQKAIEFEIDRQITAHEAGEAVNQESRLWDEKNNRTRFMRSKEDAHDYRYFPEPDLQPLVVTADFIETVKSQMPELPDTMRDRFIETYGLGFADASQLVADIDLAEYFEKTARITVNPKLSANWILGELTRELNNSGKTAGESLLTAEDLAELIKAVESGSINNNQAKEVLVEMFVTGKTAPDVIKEKGFEQVSDTGAIEKMVDEVIAANQANVDAYRGGNDKLFGFFVGQVMKASHGKANPKIVNDILKEKL, encoded by the coding sequence ATGAAAGCAGGTTGGGAAGCAGTTATTGGAATGGAGATACATGCGCAGCTGGCAACGGCTACGAAGATCTTTTGCTCTTGCGCAGTTGAGACGGGCGGCGAGCCAAATTCGAACACTTGTCCGACGTGTCTTGGATTGCCTGGGGCTTTGCCGGTTTTGAATAAGCGGGTTGTCGATCTCGGTGCGCGTGCGGCGTTGGCTTTGGGATTGGAAATACAAGAAACGTCAATTTTTGCACGAAAGAATTACTTTTATCCGGATCTGCCCAAGGGCTATCAGATCTCTCAATACGATAAACCGTTTTCAGCAAACGGCCAGTTAACGATCCTCACAGCCGAGCGCGACGATCACGGCCACGCGATGGAATGGAAACCGATGACGATACACATTCAGCGCATGCATCTCGAAGAAGACGCCGGCAAGAATGTTCACGAAGGTTTGCCGGAGGTTGATAAATATTCCTACGTCGATCTCAATCGTGCAGGGACACCGCTTGGTGAGATCGTGACTTCGCCGGATTTTCGTACTTCGTGGCAGGCATATGATTATGTCAATCACGTTCGCCGCGTGCTGCAATGGGTCGGAGCGAGCGACGCCGATATGGAAAAAGGCAACCTTCGCTGCGAGGCGAACGTTTCGGTCCGAAAAGTCGGCGAAACTACATTTAACAACAAGGTCGAGTTGAAGAATCTCAACTCCGTCCGCTTTATGCAAAAGGCGATCGAATTTGAGATCGATCGTCAGATCACCGCTCACGAAGCCGGTGAGGCTGTTAATCAGGAATCGCGTTTGTGGGATGAGAAAAATAATCGAACGCGATTTATGCGCTCGAAAGAAGACGCTCACGATTACCGCTATTTCCCTGAACCCGATCTGCAGCCGCTTGTCGTAACTGCCGATTTTATCGAAACTGTAAAATCTCAGATGCCTGAATTGCCGGACACTATGCGCGACCGGTTCATCGAGACTTACGGTCTTGGTTTCGCGGATGCGTCGCAACTCGTCGCCGACATCGATCTGGCCGAGTACTTTGAAAAAACTGCCCGAATTACGGTAAATCCAAAGCTCTCAGCCAATTGGATACTTGGCGAATTGACCCGTGAGTTGAACAATTCCGGTAAAACCGCTGGCGAAAGTCTTTTGACCGCAGAGGATCTCGCTGAACTGATCAAGGCGGTTGAATCAGGCTCGATCAATAATAATCAAGCGAAAGAGGTCTTGGTCGAGATGTTTGTGACAGGCAAAACTGCTCCCGATGTCATCAAAGAGAAGGGCTTTGAACAGGTTTCAGACACGGGAGCCATCGAAAAGATGGTTGACGAAGTGATCGCCGCGAATCAGGCAAACGTCGATGCCTATCGCGGCGGCAACGATAAACTGTTTGGATTTTTTGTCGGCCAGGTGATGAAAGCATCGCACGGAAAAGCAAATCCTAAAATTGTGAACGATATTCTTAAAGAAAAATTATGA